CAAAGATAACCGTCACCAGCCCAAACAGAAAAAGATGTCCTATAATTTGCAACTATGTATTCATTCTTTCCGTCGCCATCCATATCATTTGCCGGAGAACCATAAAATAATCTTGGACTGATTGTCGGAGATGCCGTAGGTGAAAAACCACTATGTTGAAAGATATCGAATGCAATATTTACATCCCAGTTTTCTGCGAGAGCTGGATTGCCGCTCCCTTTATATTCGACATCGAAAATTTGACCATTAGTTTCTCCAGCAATCATTAAACTCATTTTCCCATCTTTATCTGTGTCGAATATTTGCATCGTCCGTAATTTACCGCCTGCGTTTTTAGGAAGTCGAGTTAACACTTTAAAATCGCTTGCTGTCAGATTCGCAACATCCGTAACATTTGTAACTATAAAAATAGTGTTGTCCGGTTCTGTACCTGCGATGTACATTTCATTAAAGCCATCACCGTTAACATCGGCAACTCTTACTCCATCAAGTGCCCCATAAT
This sequence is a window from Ignavibacteria bacterium. Protein-coding genes within it:
- a CDS encoding T9SS type A sorting domain-containing protein codes for the protein MYIAGTEPDNTIFIVTNVTDVANLTASDFKVLTRLPKNAGGKLRTMQIFDTDKDGKMSLMIAGETNGQIFDVEYKGSGNPALAENWDVNIAFDIFQHSGFSPTASPTISPRLFYGSPANDMDGDGKNEYIVANYRTSFSVWAGDGYLWMIELKTATDVDNVTASPEGFILEQNYPNPFNPSTVISYRLSVNSYVTLKVYDLLGREIATLVNEPKQAGEFEIEFDASKYGLSSGVYLYQLTAGSFSSTKKFVFLQ